In the genome of Pan troglodytes isolate AG18354 chromosome 15, NHGRI_mPanTro3-v2.0_pri, whole genome shotgun sequence, one region contains:
- the ZDHHC22 gene encoding palmitoyltransferase ZDHHC22, translating into MLALRLLNVVAPAYFLCISLVTFVLQLFLFLPSMREDPAAARLFSPALLHGALFLFLSANALGNYVLVIQNSPDDLGACQGASARKTPCPSPSTHFCRVCARVTLRHDHHCFFTGNCIGSRNMRNFVLFCLYTSLACLYSMVAGVAYISAVLSISFAHPLAFLTLLPTSISQFFSGAVLGSEMFVILMLYLWFAIGLACAGFCCHQLLLILRGQTRHQVRKGVAVRARPWRKNLQEVFGKRWLLGLLVPMFNVGSESSKQQDK; encoded by the exons ATGCTGGCCCTGAGGCTGCTCAACGTGGTGGCCCCCGCCTACTTCTTGTGCATCTCCCTGGTGACCTTCGTGCTGCAGCTCTTCCTCTTCCTGCCCAGCATGCGCGAGGACCCCGCGGCCGCCCGGCTCTTCTCGCCCGCCCTGCTCCACGGGGCGCTCTTCCTATTCCTCTCGGCCAACGCCCTGGGCAATTACGTCCTTGTCATCCAGAACTCCCCAGACGACCTGGGGGCCTGCCAGGGGGCCTCGGCCAGGAAGACTCCATGCCCCTCACCTAGCACCCACTTCTGCCGAGTGTGCGCCAGAGTCACCCTGAGGCACGACCATCACTGTTTCTTCACCGGCAACTGCATCGGCAGCAGGAACATGCGCAACTTCGTCCTGTTCTGCCTCTACACCTCCCTGGCCTGCCTCTACTCCATGGTGGCCGGCGTGGCCTACATCTCCGCTGTCCTTTCCATCTCCTTCGCCCACCCCTTGGCCTTCCTCACGCTCCTGCCCACCTCCATCAGCCAGTTCTTCTCCG GAGCTGTCCTGGGTTCTGAAATGTTCGTCATCCTCATGCTCTACCTCTGGTTCGCCATCGGCCTGGCCTGCGCCGGCTTCTGCTGCCACCAGCTGCTGTTGATCCTCCGCGGGCAGACCCGCCACCAGGTGCGGAAGGGGGTGGCAGTGAGGGCCCGGCCCTGGCGCAAGAACTTACAAGAGGTCTTCGGAAAGAGGTGGCTGCTGGGCCTGCTGGTCCCCATGTTCAATGTCGGAAGTGAGAGCTCCAAGCAGCAGGATAAGTAG